In a single window of the Candidatus Kaiserbacteria bacterium genome:
- the ung gene encoding uracil-DNA glycosylase → MHTDFESSWKEVLKEEFQKPYFADLMRTVRKEYRTHKPVYPPLPFVFNAFSVCPFDAIKVVILGQDPYHGEGQAHGLCFSVPDEVRIPPSLKNIFKELQNDLGIPLRTHGNLTHWAEQGVFLFNTTLTVRDGAPNSHKDIGWETFTNAVIQKISNEKEHVVFLLWGNNAQKKSVFIDTTKHLILTAPHPSPFSARSGFFGSKHFSMTNTYLKQNKKTPIVW, encoded by the coding sequence ATGCATACGGATTTTGAATCATCGTGGAAAGAAGTCCTTAAGGAGGAGTTCCAGAAGCCGTATTTTGCTGATCTCATGCGCACGGTGCGCAAAGAGTACCGTACGCATAAGCCTGTGTACCCTCCTCTACCATTTGTTTTTAATGCTTTTTCAGTTTGCCCCTTTGATGCAATCAAAGTAGTCATTCTCGGTCAAGACCCCTACCATGGTGAAGGCCAAGCACATGGACTTTGTTTTTCAGTGCCAGACGAAGTTCGCATACCACCTTCACTTAAAAATATATTTAAAGAACTCCAAAATGATTTGGGGATTCCGCTTCGCACGCATGGTAATCTTACACACTGGGCGGAACAGGGGGTATTTCTTTTCAATACTACTCTCACCGTACGTGATGGCGCACCAAACTCACACAAGGACATTGGTTGGGAAACTTTTACCAATGCGGTCATTCAAAAAATTTCTAATGAAAAAGAACATGTCGTGTTTTTGCTTTGGGGTAATAATGCGCAAAAGAAAAGTGTGTTTATTGACACCACCAAACATCTCATACTCACCGCACCACACCCCTCCCCTTTTTCTGCGCGCTCAGGTTTCTTCGGCTCAAAGCACTTTAGTATGACAAACACCTATCTAAAACAAAACAAGAAAACACCAATAGTGTGGTGA
- a CDS encoding type 1 glutamine amidotransferase, protein MKNILILQFRKHTEHIVDEVRIYTRAFQHLPVTLTFRSAFHDGLDLKSPDLLCVEVDAIILGGSGDLFFDGGLDAAHEAVACSCNFARTHAPLFDYITQTNMPLLGICFGHQIFAHFAGVRVHNDLSQAKMGSHTIMLTDEGRNDPLFAGLPPSFAVQYGHKDSLSEMPLHATLLASGKQCKYSALRLGPKRYSLQFHPELTGEDIRSRCAKNPAYLPKGSTVENAICESPHASHILDNFVYLIMYGDK, encoded by the coding sequence ATGAAAAATATACTTATTTTGCAGTTCAGGAAGCATACTGAGCACATCGTTGATGAGGTGAGGATATATACTCGTGCATTTCAGCACCTTCCCGTTACGCTTACATTTAGAAGTGCGTTTCATGATGGACTCGATTTGAAAAGTCCTGATTTACTGTGTGTGGAAGTTGATGCAATCATTCTAGGTGGTTCCGGGGATTTATTTTTTGACGGAGGACTCGATGCAGCACACGAGGCGGTTGCTTGTTCATGTAATTTTGCACGCACGCATGCTCCGCTCTTTGACTATATAACTCAGACAAACATGCCCCTTCTTGGTATTTGTTTTGGGCATCAGATATTCGCGCATTTTGCAGGTGTGCGTGTGCACAATGATTTGTCCCAAGCAAAAATGGGCTCACATACCATTATGCTCACTGATGAGGGAAGGAATGACCCCCTCTTTGCAGGACTTCCTCCATCATTTGCGGTGCAGTATGGACACAAGGACTCGCTCTCTGAGATGCCATTACACGCGACACTCCTTGCTTCTGGCAAGCAGTGCAAGTACAGTGCTCTGCGACTCGGGCCAAAGCGCTATAGTCTTCAGTTTCATCCCGAACTTACTGGGGAAGATATACGTTCTCGTTGTGCCAAAAACCCAGCATATTTACCGAAGGGAAGTACGGTGGAAAATGCCATATGCGAATCTCCTCACGCATCCCACATACTCGACAACTTTGTCTATCTCATCATGTACGGCGATAAATAA
- a CDS encoding cysteine--tRNA ligase, with amino-acid sequence MGFFDFLSSSHVQEPHPPLYFYNSATRTKEVFIPLKPGIVTMYSCGPTVYDHIHIGNLRSFLLTDLIKRVCIYNGYKVKNVINFTDFGHLTDDADAGEDKMMKALKREGKPISLTAMREVADTYMQSFKDDNDAFRNLRPTKYTPASDYVSEQIRLIRTLYEKGYAYETSDGVYFDITKFPKYGVLGKINLNDLQSGSRVAVNSEKRHPADFALWKKGLLGWESTWGKGFPGWHIECTAMIFSTLGKQVDIHTGGEDLMYTHHNGEIAQAESVTGKPYVAYWLHNAHLKINDTKIAKSLGNGIRLSGLVDRGYTPLVYRYWLLTGHYRTAMNFTFEALDATKQALFRLRRFIFEESKNISGTVSESYRARFHEAINDDLDTPRAIALMWEIIKDPSLTNPDKVATLKAIDAVLDIGLSDDASDIVRELGIVAREEVPEDIQELLDKREIARATLNWSEADLLRQAINLKGYTIEDSPQGQKISKC; translated from the coding sequence ATGGGTTTTTTCGATTTTCTTTCTTCTTCACACGTTCAGGAACCACATCCTCCCCTCTATTTCTATAATTCTGCCACCAGGACAAAGGAAGTATTCATCCCCTTGAAGCCCGGCATCGTGACCATGTATTCATGTGGACCGACGGTCTACGATCATATCCATATTGGCAATTTACGCTCGTTTTTACTTACTGACCTCATCAAGCGTGTGTGCATATACAATGGCTACAAAGTTAAAAATGTCATTAACTTTACTGACTTTGGTCACCTCACCGACGACGCCGATGCGGGCGAAGATAAAATGATGAAGGCCTTAAAGCGTGAGGGTAAACCTATCTCACTTACCGCAATGCGTGAGGTGGCTGATACCTATATGCAGTCCTTCAAGGATGACAATGATGCTTTTCGCAACCTGCGCCCCACCAAGTACACTCCTGCGAGTGACTACGTCAGTGAACAGATTCGACTTATTCGAACCCTCTACGAAAAAGGCTATGCGTACGAAACTTCTGATGGTGTATATTTTGATATTACTAAATTCCCCAAGTACGGTGTCCTTGGAAAAATAAATCTTAACGATTTACAAAGTGGCTCTCGCGTAGCAGTCAATTCTGAGAAACGGCATCCTGCTGATTTTGCACTATGGAAAAAGGGATTACTCGGATGGGAAAGCACTTGGGGTAAGGGTTTCCCCGGTTGGCATATAGAATGTACTGCTATGATTTTTAGTACGTTGGGCAAACAAGTAGACATCCATACAGGTGGCGAAGACCTCATGTATACACACCATAATGGTGAAATTGCGCAGGCGGAATCGGTAACCGGCAAACCGTATGTTGCCTACTGGCTTCACAATGCACATCTTAAAATCAATGATACAAAAATAGCAAAATCTCTCGGTAATGGTATTCGCCTTTCAGGACTTGTCGACCGTGGGTATACACCCCTTGTATACCGCTATTGGCTCCTCACGGGACACTATCGCACTGCTATGAACTTCACCTTCGAAGCACTCGATGCAACAAAACAAGCGCTTTTCCGCTTACGTCGCTTTATCTTTGAAGAAAGCAAAAATATCTCCGGCACGGTAAGTGAATCCTACCGTGCACGCTTTCACGAAGCCATTAATGACGACCTCGACACACCAAGAGCAATCGCCCTTATGTGGGAAATAATCAAAGACCCGTCGCTTACGAATCCCGATAAAGTCGCTACACTCAAGGCAATTGATGCAGTACTCGATATTGGGCTCTCTGACGATGCAAGCGACATTGTACGCGAACTAGGAATAGTTGCTCGTGAAGAAGTCCCCGAAGATATCCAAGAACTACTCGATAAACGCGAAATTGCTCGCGCAACTCTTAATTGGAGCGAGGCCGACCTTCTCCGCCAAGCAATCAATCTTAAGGGTTATACCATAGAGGATAGTCCCCAGGGTCAAAAGATATCAAAATGTTGA
- a CDS encoding peptidylprolyl isomerase has translation MASIKQIAFVLGISLVLVAIIGWWVDKNNEKPALLLDTETQLAGPLTPEELVINNPDITNTMNRVAVFSTNKGTIEIELFEDKMPITTGNFIKLALENFYDGIKFHRVIDGFMIQAGDPNTKGNDILSYGSGGPGYTVQDEFVEDSLLSNVRGTIAMANTGQPNSGGSQFFINTVDNTGLDFNKEPFSSKHPVFGRVIKGLDIVDAISKVEVGQRDLPVEPVVIESIDIKAGE, from the coding sequence ATGGCAAGTATTAAGCAAATAGCGTTCGTCCTTGGAATTTCTCTCGTACTCGTGGCAATTATTGGCTGGTGGGTGGACAAAAATAATGAAAAACCAGCACTACTTCTTGACACTGAAACACAACTTGCAGGGCCACTGACACCAGAGGAATTAGTTATAAATAACCCAGACATAACAAACACTATGAATCGAGTCGCAGTATTCAGCACCAACAAAGGAACAATCGAGATAGAACTTTTTGAAGATAAGATGCCTATCACCACCGGGAATTTTATTAAACTTGCTCTGGAGAACTTCTATGATGGAATTAAGTTCCATCGTGTCATTGATGGATTCATGATTCAGGCAGGAGACCCAAATACCAAGGGCAATGACATCCTTTCATACGGCTCTGGTGGTCCTGGATATACAGTACAAGATGAGTTTGTAGAAGATTCACTTTTGAGTAACGTACGTGGCACTATTGCAATGGCAAACACAGGACAGCCAAACTCAGGTGGAAGCCAATTCTTTATCAATACCGTTGATAACACGGGTCTTGATTTCAACAAGGAGCCATTCTCTTCAAAGCACCCAGTTTTCGGACGTGTAATCAAGGGACTCGATATCGTGGATGCAATTTCAAAAGTTGAGGTAGGGCAACGTGATTTGCCGGTAGAGCCAGTTGTGATTGAATCTATAGATATTAAGGCAGGGGAGTAG
- the dnaB gene encoding replicative DNA helicase, with the protein MEDTREDTRPHGTKSRLLRMPPQNLEAERALLGAIILKSEVMHDVSVTVYPESFYADKHREIFRAILDTFMHGDPIDILSITTKLKSRSLLERTGGAAYITELVESVPAAGNALYYAELVQNKAILRGLINAADEIAEIGYSDPENIDEAMDGAEKRIYQVTNAPTTQKFTPIGSSLTEAWDRFESLNSSEETHRGIPTGFSGLDNLLAGLQKSDLIILAARPSMGKTTLALDIARNAACIHRASVGIFSLEMSDQQLVDRMLAAEAGVDSWKLRTGKLRSDSEFEAVQAAMARLSEAPIHIDDQPGNNILKMRSSARRLKNEHGLDLLIVDYLQLMSPTSSKASDSMVQQVTEISRSLKILARELDVPVIALSQLSRAVEQRGGKPRLSDLRDSGSIEQDADVVMFIHREDKINKESDRPNIAEILIEKHRNGPVGKTELYFDDKHVRFINLDTHHTVGADRDDF; encoded by the coding sequence ATGGAAGATACCCGAGAAGACACACGGCCACATGGCACCAAAAGTAGGCTTCTTCGTATGCCTCCCCAAAACCTTGAAGCCGAAAGGGCGCTCCTCGGTGCTATCATTTTAAAATCTGAAGTGATGCACGATGTCTCGGTGACCGTGTATCCTGAGTCCTTCTACGCAGACAAGCATCGTGAAATCTTCCGTGCTATTCTCGACACCTTCATGCATGGTGACCCTATCGATATTCTTTCGATTACCACCAAACTAAAGTCTCGTAGCCTCCTTGAGCGTACGGGCGGTGCTGCATACATCACCGAACTTGTAGAATCAGTTCCTGCTGCAGGTAACGCACTCTACTATGCAGAACTTGTCCAAAACAAAGCAATCCTTCGCGGCCTGATTAATGCTGCGGATGAAATTGCAGAAATAGGCTACTCTGACCCCGAAAATATCGACGAAGCTATGGATGGTGCCGAAAAGCGCATCTACCAAGTAACCAATGCTCCAACCACGCAAAAATTTACCCCGATTGGGAGTTCCCTCACCGAAGCATGGGACCGTTTTGAAAGCCTCAATTCGTCAGAAGAAACCCACCGCGGTATTCCTACCGGTTTTTCCGGCCTCGACAATCTTCTTGCAGGACTTCAAAAGTCAGACCTTATCATTCTTGCTGCACGACCTTCAATGGGAAAGACAACGCTTGCGCTCGACATTGCACGTAATGCTGCGTGTATCCACCGTGCCTCAGTCGGTATCTTCTCTCTTGAGATGAGCGATCAACAGTTAGTCGACCGTATGCTCGCGGCAGAAGCAGGGGTTGACTCTTGGAAACTTCGCACGGGTAAATTACGTTCCGATAGTGAATTTGAAGCAGTGCAAGCCGCAATGGCACGTCTCTCAGAAGCACCAATTCATATCGACGACCAGCCAGGAAATAATATTCTCAAAATGCGCTCATCAGCACGCCGTCTTAAAAACGAGCACGGCCTTGACTTACTCATTGTAGACTATCTCCAATTAATGAGCCCGACGAGTTCAAAAGCGAGCGATTCTATGGTGCAGCAAGTGACCGAGATTTCACGCTCATTAAAAATTCTCGCGCGTGAACTCGATGTTCCTGTCATTGCTCTTTCACAGTTATCGCGTGCCGTTGAGCAGCGTGGTGGCAAACCACGACTCTCCGACCTTCGTGATTCTGGCTCGATAGAACAGGACGCCGACGTGGTGATGTTTATTCATCGTGAAGACAAAATTAACAAGGAATCTGATCGCCCCAACATCGCTGAAATTCTCATTGAGAAGCATCGTAATGGGCCCGTTGGCAAAACTGAACTCTACTTCGACGATAAGCACGTTCGCTTTATCAATCTTGATACACACCACACCGTAGGCGCAGACCGCGACGACTTCTAA
- the rpmA gene encoding 50S ribosomal protein L27, whose product MATKKAGGTAKNLTDSNAQYLGVKRGDGQAVKLGEVLVRQRGTKIEAGKNVRVGKDHTLYAGKAGKVSFGNMRKVKFDGRVVSKKRVAIIATT is encoded by the coding sequence ATGGCAACGAAAAAGGCTGGCGGAACCGCCAAAAACCTGACTGACTCAAATGCGCAGTACCTCGGTGTAAAGCGTGGTGATGGACAGGCAGTGAAACTTGGAGAAGTACTCGTGCGTCAGCGCGGTACAAAGATTGAAGCAGGTAAGAATGTGCGTGTCGGAAAGGACCATACACTCTACGCAGGGAAAGCGGGCAAAGTTTCTTTTGGAAACATGCGCAAAGTAAAGTTTGATGGTCGCGTCGTTTCAAAGAAGCGCGTTGCAATCATTGCTACAACCTAA
- a CDS encoding 3'-5' exoribonuclease gives MIVIDIEASGTEWAKHSIVSIGALDFDHPENRFYEECCIWHGAHIMEGALEVNGFTEAEITDPTKKSEAEIARMFLEWSEHMSDRTLAGQNVSFDRDFLRAACDRADLPWNIAHRTIDTHSLCYMHMVTHGITPPIDPQHRRTALNLDAVMNYCGIPDEPEPHNALTGALSHAEVISRLLNGKKLLPEFEQYAIPWL, from the coding sequence ATGATAGTTATAGACATCGAGGCGTCGGGGACCGAGTGGGCAAAACATTCTATTGTTTCAATTGGTGCATTAGATTTTGATCATCCAGAAAATCGGTTTTATGAGGAATGTTGTATTTGGCATGGTGCACACATAATGGAAGGTGCTCTTGAGGTAAATGGATTCACGGAAGCAGAAATTACTGACCCCACTAAAAAAAGTGAAGCGGAAATTGCGCGTATGTTTCTCGAATGGTCGGAGCACATGAGTGACAGAACACTCGCAGGTCAAAATGTGTCGTTTGATAGAGATTTCCTTCGGGCAGCGTGTGATCGGGCAGACTTACCGTGGAATATAGCGCACCGCACCATTGATACGCACTCTCTTTGCTATATGCACATGGTGACGCACGGTATTACGCCGCCTATCGACCCTCAGCATCGCCGTACTGCACTCAATCTCGACGCTGTCATGAACTATTGCGGCATTCCAGACGAGCCAGAACCTCATAATGCACTCACTGGCGCCCTTTCGCATGCTGAGGTTATTTCACGTCTATTAAATGGCAAAAAACTTCTCCCCGAGTTTGAACAGTATGCAATTCCATGGCTCTAG
- a CDS encoding S41 family peptidase, with product MIHNEEQNDSTMSGVHEDDSSGKRTQPLLGIGLAVLLATATFFSGLHLGNDTQLEANLFSFLRSNETKADDSIDLSEFWDVWDLLDKKFVTSATTTPISDAEKIQGAIEGLVRSYGDPYTMYFPPEDAAMFKEDISGNFSGVGMEVGMREDVITVISPLPDSPAEKAGLMAGDAIVRINDESTEGIGVDEAVQRIRGEKGTEVTFSIFRKGEEEFREITVVRDTITIPTSKTEVRGDVFVITLYSFNAISELEMQKALREYVRSDTKKLVLDLRGNPGGYLQSAVSIGSFFLPVGKPIVRESFSGDVKEEVYRSTGRELGAHAPEKMVVLIDGGSASASEILAGALEEHGVATLVGAQSFGKGSVQELVPLDDGSSLKVTVARWLTPNGVSISEGGLTPNIVVERTAEDRAAEKDPQMDAALEFLAK from the coding sequence ATGATACACAATGAAGAGCAGAACGACTCCACGATGAGTGGAGTACATGAAGACGACTCGAGTGGGAAACGCACTCAGCCCCTTTTGGGTATTGGGCTTGCAGTACTGCTAGCAACGGCAACTTTTTTTTCAGGTCTCCATCTTGGCAATGACACGCAACTCGAAGCCAATCTTTTTTCATTCCTTAGAAGTAACGAAACAAAAGCAGATGACTCTATTGATCTTTCTGAATTTTGGGACGTATGGGATTTGCTTGACAAAAAGTTCGTCACATCGGCCACTACCACTCCTATTTCTGATGCAGAAAAAATTCAAGGTGCGATAGAAGGTCTTGTGCGGTCTTACGGGGATCCCTACACTATGTATTTCCCGCCTGAAGATGCTGCGATGTTTAAAGAAGACATCAGTGGCAATTTTAGTGGAGTAGGTATGGAAGTGGGAATGCGTGAGGATGTTATTACGGTGATTTCACCACTTCCTGATAGTCCCGCAGAAAAAGCTGGGCTTATGGCGGGCGATGCTATTGTGCGCATCAATGATGAATCAACCGAAGGGATTGGTGTTGATGAGGCCGTTCAGCGCATTCGTGGTGAAAAAGGAACAGAGGTTACATTTTCTATTTTCCGTAAGGGAGAAGAAGAGTTTCGTGAAATTACCGTTGTGCGGGATACGATAACTATTCCCACAAGCAAAACCGAAGTGCGTGGAGACGTGTTCGTTATCACACTCTACAGCTTCAATGCAATTTCAGAACTCGAAATGCAAAAGGCCCTTCGGGAGTATGTAAGGAGTGATACTAAAAAATTGGTGCTCGATCTTCGTGGTAATCCAGGAGGATATCTACAAAGCGCAGTGTCGATTGGAAGTTTTTTCCTCCCAGTAGGAAAGCCAATTGTTCGAGAAAGTTTTAGTGGAGACGTCAAAGAAGAAGTGTATCGTAGCACTGGACGTGAACTCGGTGCACATGCACCGGAGAAAATGGTAGTACTCATTGACGGTGGTTCGGCATCAGCATCAGAGATTCTTGCGGGAGCACTCGAGGAGCATGGTGTAGCGACACTTGTGGGCGCACAGTCCTTTGGTAAGGGTTCAGTACAGGAATTGGTGCCACTTGATGACGGTTCGTCTCTCAAGGTGACGGTAGCACGCTGGCTTACACCAAATGGTGTTTCAATTTCCGAAGGGGGGCTCACTCCAAATATTGTTGTAGAGCGTACCGCCGAAGACCGCGCAGCAGAAAAGGATCCACAAATGGACGCTGCGCTTGAATTTCTTGCAAAATAA
- the recR gene encoding recombination protein RecR → MTTFDKLIKHFEHFPGIGSRQAKRFAFHLLTLPPADVAELSELIRTIRTHVISCPSCARFHTLQSTDQTCSICHSAHRDKSKLTVVERDTDIDAIERSGMYDGLYLVLGGTVPLLDTQDVKKLRGGMLKHIVETRAPLGLKEIILAFAINPDGENTGRYVETLLRSLIDEHNIRVTHLGRGLSTGSELEYADPETIKNALKNRS, encoded by the coding sequence ATGACTACATTCGACAAACTCATCAAACATTTTGAGCATTTTCCTGGCATTGGCTCGCGCCAAGCAAAACGTTTTGCATTTCATTTACTCACGCTTCCTCCTGCTGATGTTGCAGAACTTTCTGAACTCATCCGCACTATTCGCACCCACGTCATCTCCTGCCCTTCATGTGCGCGCTTTCATACACTTCAAAGTACCGATCAGACGTGTAGTATTTGTCATAGTGCGCACCGTGACAAGAGTAAACTTACGGTCGTTGAGCGCGATACCGATATCGACGCGATAGAGCGCAGTGGCATGTATGATGGACTTTATTTAGTACTCGGTGGTACTGTTCCCCTTCTCGATACACAGGATGTTAAGAAATTGCGAGGCGGTATGTTGAAGCACATTGTAGAAACGCGCGCACCACTCGGTCTCAAAGAAATAATTCTTGCTTTTGCTATAAACCCCGATGGCGAAAACACCGGAAGATATGTAGAAACACTGTTACGTTCACTTATCGACGAGCACAATATCAGAGTCACCCATCTCGGCCGTGGACTCTCAACGGGTTCAGAACTTGAGTATGCAGACCCCGAAACTATTAAAAACGCACTCAAAAATAGAAGTTAG
- a CDS encoding TIGR00730 family Rossman fold protein, with amino-acid sequence MHCRILTDLFEADGAVQSWRIFRIMSEFVNGFDILRKYSTAATFFGSARLSPQEPAYKAAELLAAKLAKKGFAIITGGGPGIMEAANVGAFKVGGKSVGLNIQLPMEQKLNPYVTESESFHFFFSRKVMLSFASEVYVYFPGGFGTLDELLEIITLIQTEKITKIPVVLYGRDFWEPLISYFEKVLLKEYKTISKDDLSLIHVVDTVDEAYEYIIAHVDPKAPRQV; translated from the coding sequence ATGCATTGTCGTATACTGACCGACCTTTTTGAGGCGGATGGTGCAGTGCAGTCATGGCGCATTTTTCGCATTATGTCCGAGTTTGTTAATGGATTTGATATTCTCCGCAAGTACAGCACGGCAGCCACTTTCTTTGGAAGCGCACGTCTTTCACCACAAGAACCAGCATATAAAGCTGCGGAACTTCTTGCTGCAAAGCTCGCAAAAAAGGGGTTCGCTATCATTACTGGTGGTGGCCCTGGTATTATGGAAGCCGCAAATGTCGGTGCTTTTAAAGTGGGAGGAAAGTCGGTTGGCCTCAATATTCAATTGCCTATGGAACAGAAGCTCAATCCCTATGTTACTGAGTCAGAGAGTTTCCACTTTTTCTTTTCGCGGAAAGTGATGCTTTCATTTGCTTCTGAAGTGTATGTCTACTTTCCCGGAGGATTTGGTACACTCGATGAGCTTTTAGAGATAATCACCCTCATTCAAACAGAGAAAATTACAAAAATTCCTGTTGTGCTCTATGGCAGAGACTTTTGGGAACCTCTCATATCATATTTTGAGAAAGTGCTTCTCAAAGAGTACAAGACCATAAGTAAAGATGACCTTTCTCTTATTCATGTTGTTGATACAGTTGATGAAGCATATGAGTACATCATTGCTCATGTCGATCCCAAAGCACCTCGTCAGGTATAA
- the rplI gene encoding 50S ribosomal protein L9, with protein MKVILIKDVARLGRKSEVKDVPDGHALNFLIPKKLAIIATPEQLRRVSEVVRQQDSQQEALFEAFKAACAKLAEKQIPYTVEANEKGHLFKGISVDDILAHLEATESIVLSKQSMHLAHPIKELGVHQIPLSFSGISGVCTLVVVKK; from the coding sequence ATGAAGGTAATTCTCATTAAAGACGTAGCGCGCCTCGGCCGAAAATCTGAAGTAAAGGATGTACCGGATGGACACGCGCTCAATTTTCTCATTCCAAAAAAATTGGCTATTATTGCTACACCTGAGCAGCTGCGCCGTGTCTCTGAGGTGGTACGACAGCAAGACTCACAACAGGAGGCTCTTTTTGAGGCGTTCAAAGCTGCATGTGCAAAGCTTGCTGAAAAACAAATTCCCTACACGGTAGAGGCCAACGAAAAAGGACATTTGTTCAAAGGTATTAGTGTCGATGACATCCTTGCTCACCTAGAAGCAACGGAGAGTATTGTGCTATCGAAACAAAGTATGCACCTCGCACATCCGATTAAGGAACTAGGTGTGCATCAGATTCCGTTATCCTTTTCTGGTATTTCGGGGGTCTGTACGTTAGTGGTAGTGAAAAAGTAA
- a CDS encoding response regulator: MAQYKILVVDDDEALREALHTALLSAGYKALEAKDGIEGLLIAEAEKPNLILLDIQMPKMGGHEMLGALKKTSWGKDIQVILLTNADDATNIAHGVSLHSDDYIIKSNTSLEEILKRVKQHLAGYFD, from the coding sequence ATGGCACAATATAAAATACTTGTTGTCGATGACGACGAAGCACTTCGTGAAGCATTACACACTGCACTTCTGAGTGCGGGTTACAAGGCACTTGAAGCAAAAGATGGTATTGAGGGTCTGCTTATTGCAGAAGCGGAGAAGCCTAATCTCATACTTCTCGATATTCAGATGCCAAAAATGGGTGGGCATGAGATGTTGGGGGCACTCAAAAAAACATCGTGGGGTAAAGATATACAGGTAATCCTTCTCACTAATGCTGATGACGCAACCAATATTGCGCACGGTGTAAGTCTTCATTCAGACGATTACATTATTAAGTCAAATACAAGTCTTGAAGAAATACTAAAGCGAGTAAAACAACACCTCGCCGGGTATTTCGATTAA
- a CDS encoding CorA family divalent cation transporter yields the protein MIERFRQGKLLWVNLKNPSAEEVQKVLRDTDIPPTLMTDLTAVVPKNTVQRAENTIKVTLDFPTIKNLDVEHQFEVKFLISKGNLLTVQYEEMEGIDRYKRQFEVATTLRKNQRGLTGVHLFVSLFSNLYDTAHSKLEYIESKLSEIESEIFKNNEKRMVYEISSISKQLIAFRHIIRGHEDVLEDLSQHIEDIYGEQFVREMRAIHNQYKLLKHKVNTQYETLSALRETNSAMLTTKQNEIIKKLSIMAFVTFPLALFSSMFGMNVVSAPIIGQEHDFWIIVGIMVSVTIGFFTFFKRNGWM from the coding sequence ATGATTGAACGTTTTAGACAAGGGAAACTCCTCTGGGTAAATCTCAAAAACCCTTCTGCTGAAGAAGTGCAAAAAGTACTCCGTGATACGGACATTCCTCCAACCCTCATGACCGACCTCACTGCCGTAGTGCCAAAAAATACTGTCCAACGTGCCGAAAACACCATTAAAGTCACGCTTGACTTCCCTACTATCAAAAACCTTGATGTTGAACATCAGTTTGAAGTGAAGTTTCTTATTTCTAAGGGTAATTTACTCACCGTACAATATGAAGAAATGGAAGGTATTGATCGCTACAAACGCCAATTTGAAGTGGCAACGACCCTCCGCAAAAATCAACGAGGCTTAACAGGTGTGCACCTTTTTGTGTCGCTTTTTAGTAACCTGTATGACACTGCACATTCTAAACTAGAGTACATTGAGTCAAAACTTTCTGAAATTGAATCAGAAATTTTCAAAAATAACGAAAAACGTATGGTATATGAAATTTCTTCGATTAGTAAACAACTTATTGCGTTTCGTCACATCATTCGTGGTCATGAGGATGTGCTTGAGGATTTATCGCAACATATTGAGGATATATACGGCGAGCAATTTGTAAGAGAAATGCGTGCTATTCATAATCAGTACAAACTTTTAAAGCATAAAGTAAATACTCAGTATGAAACTCTCTCCGCACTACGTGAAACCAACAGCGCCATGCTTACCACAAAACAAAATGAAATCATCAAGAAACTGAGTATTATGGCCTTTGTTACCTTCCCTTTAGCACTATTTAGTTCGATGTTTGGTATGAATGTAGTTTCTGCACCTATTATTGGTCAAGAGCATGATTTTTGGATTATTGTGGGTATTATGGTTTCTGTTACTATTGGCTTCTTTACTTTCTTCAAGCGCAATGGCTGGATGTAG